The Dermacentor andersoni chromosome 1, qqDerAnde1_hic_scaffold, whole genome shotgun sequence genomic interval AGCATGTTCTTTGTGCCCAAGAGAGCCTCTGTTCACCTATAGTGTGATGTCATCGGAGTACAGGGCATCCCAAGTCTGGTATGGACTCGAGCTGTCGGGCGAGGCGAGCCATACAAATATTGAAAAATAGTggagataatatagctccttgaggCGTTCCTCTATTGGGCATGGTGAAAACATACGATCTGGTTTCTCCTATGCCTATCGTGGCTGTCCTATCAGTGAGAGAAGAACGGTATAGTTATATGTCCGTTCCCCACAGTTGATGTTGTTGAATTCCTGCAGGATGAGCTCTTTACACATAGTGTCGAAAGCGTTCTCCAGATCGAGAGCAGCCAGGATGTGTTCCGCACCCGAGAAACCTCGTCCCGCAGGCGGAGGAAAATGTCCTGCGTTGAGAAATTCGGGCGGAAGCCATACATGTGGCTCAGGAAAAAGCCTCGATGCTCTAGATAGTCTACTAGTAGGGTTTGAATTATTTCCTCGAAAAGCTTACCGAGGCAGGATAACCAGATGGAGGTACTGCAAAGTGGGTAttttgcctggtttgggaatcaGTACGATTGAGGCCTCTTTTCATTCTGGTGGAAGGTTCCCAGGTTCCCATACGCGCTCATTAATATAGTGGACCAGTTGATCCAGGCAATCGTCACTAACGTTTCGTAGCATGGCGTTAGTAACGCGATCGGGTCCCGGTGCGGTGTTACGTTTGGCAGTTTGCGCCGCAGCAAAAAAAGTTCTGCCCTATAGTGATCGGCGCGTTCAGCTCTGCATCTGCCGTGTTCTCGTATCCGAGGGTCTACATGCAGTGGCCGATCGCTCGGGAAGGACATCCTTCTTCTTCTCTCACCACCCTCTCCACCTGTATCAGCTGCGGAAGAGGGCTTCGCGGCGGCGGGAGAGGAAGATGGCAGTGGCCTTATTCCAAGCCGGCGCTCACGCCATGGCAGACGACACACATATGATGAATCGGCTTATAAGCATATAGCAACCTATACTACCGCTGCAGAGGTTCTGGTTAATGGCTCTGTTCTCTACGAAATTATACAATGAAACAACTAACGCTACCTGAATATCCTCACTGCAGCAAACTTACGTTTTCAAGCGCATCATTCATTTAAAAAGCGAATATATCTTTCCAGAAGCGTTGGGCTACAAGCTTGCATTGACAATCTTCGTCCCTGGTTCCTTCACAACTTTTTTTCGTCACCTTGTGATATTTAGCTGTTAGCAGTGatgacttacggagtcgccatctgtcggaagagCCTCGCTTTGCGCATAAGAGTGATAACGCGACGCGCTCGTCATACGTTTGACTATCGACGTTCAATAAGAACATCACGCAGAAACCCTACTGGAcctttctgtaagtactctcgaaacgacaGTTCTTTACTGTCAAAGTAATAATTTTGGGCAAACATAAAGCACAGAATGgcttacagacgctatctctttgccgaatacgtacagtgaacgcccatTGCGCGCGGTCACCGCAATGGAGTCCCCCGAGCCAGTTTCTTGCGTGAAAGTTGGGcaatcgctgagagcaaactatgtaaaatatgttcttgtagtgcGCTGTCTGTATAACGAAATGGAGCATAAcaaaatgaagcctcaatgcagtgatcacacgcgttcgcagcgaccgactgcgcgtctgcatgcgtgccatgcacaatgtttcgctttcgctgcgagcgcgttttcgcaccgttcCGTGAGCTTTAGTCGGAAGcatatatgagcatttgacagtacacaagcaaccattgttgcgtggacgctatcagagctgttcaaaaataattttaatataactagggacttcgacgcctacggcgacttgtgACATATGCCGCTGAgatgattcaatcttttttttttttttctcgcgtcttctaaattcttggacgtttcaatatcattatttctcagtTAAGTTACATcgtactgtatgtttatcggtcttctcagcgagcgatttcccactgcttctgtttcttaatccagtatacactcattgtttggtgctaacacatGCAGACATGAGCAtatgcaattcattttttttagcgtgcttcttaccgttccctttctattccagtgaacttgccactgtccatagcatcaacaagttcattgATCAaaacttcatgacattagccgcgaagcgcgcgctttctgctactcaccgaccATCGCAGCCCCGACGCAGTAGCAaaaatcttcctcgcggaagtgcttgctgcacaccggagttgtagccgatggctgcttgccggtccTAAATTTCGTGATCCAAGCTTCACGCGGCTCCTTGTCCCGAGggtacgtgtgaataaggctgacaccgggctccgttgcgtacgtccggcactgcggcaccgaacagtagccAACCGTGtcggacgccttcaaaggcagccactgcctattgctttcaagtgttgtcaagtaTAGAAACCCGAAGCGGcaaaacctccccacttaatcagaaccgcagcgcaggcgGGACTTTAAAAtctcgttttcagcttgcttcggcgcttccgaagcagccgacgcggccgctgtgtctaCGTGATCCCTCATAACACGTCACGGCTACGgaagcgccagcttttccagtggtggagctcgccccaatATGCATAGGCTAGCACAGGAGAGGAAACATTTACTGGAGCTTGGGTTTGGTCGTCTAAgcccaatttcttgtttgaaaCTCTCGCGTTCAACAAGAAATTGAAAATGCAAACAGAAAATGGTGGACGACCGCCTTTATATAGGCCGTGACACGTTATGAAAGTTTAGGTTCGTGCGCTTGATCTTTGCGTCGAAGATGGGTGGATTCTATCGGCGCTTTGCGGGATGCCGCCCGAAAGCGCCACTTGTAAAGTACTTCTCCTCCTGCGCAGGCGGAAGCAATGGCACCTTAAAGCCATGGACTTGAGGTTCCCCGCCGTGGGTGCCTCGTCGCCGCTGGGCGCACCACCGGCGGGCCTGCTCCGCTCGCTGGAGCGGCGGCCGGGTCCCAGTGCGCTGCACGGCGGTCCCCCTCCGGGCCCGGCTGAGCCGGCGGCACCCGACGAGTCCGAGGACCGGCGCAGCTCGCCGCAAATCGCGGCCAGCGGCTTCTGCTTCCTGGCAGCGCTCTGTTGCTCGGCGGGCGGCTTCTGGGCGTCGGCGGCCGCCACGCGCCTCCTGGGCGTCGTCTTCCTGGTGGTGGGCGCCGCCGCCGTCCTCGCCGCCATCCTGTTCGTGCCGGCCGGCCGCGACGGCAAGCTGCCCGTGCATCGGCGCGCGCTGCCGCTTCTGCTGGCACTGGTGCTGTGGGCCGTGGCCGCCTGGATCATATTCCTGGTGGCGCAGAGCAGTGTTCACGGCAAGGGCGTgctggccgccgtggccgcctTCCTGCTGCTCTTCTCGCTCGTGCTGCTGCGCGTCGTGTGCCGCCGCTGCCGGCACGGCCGGCGGCCGCTCAAGGACGCCGAGGACGCGGTGCAGCTCGAAGACTTCCACCATGTGAACACGCAGGTGCGAGACACGCTGCGCTTCGGCCAGTTACGCGCTGATCCGGCCTTCGGTCCAGCAGCCGCCGAAAGCCGACCCCCCGTGGTGCCCACGGCGCCGCCGGAGACGCCGCCGCAGGCGTCGGCCAGTTTCTCCACGTTCGTGCGCGAGCCGCCCTCGGCGCCCGCGGAGCCGCCGCCCTACGACGGCTTCCCGCCGGACGGCAGCCGCTGCCGGACCCCGCCGCCGCCCTACTCCACGCTTGTCTAGGGCGCCGCCAATAAGGGCACGGACCTGCGTGTGCCCAGCGTGTGTTGTGCGTGCACTGACTGGTGCAGGGCCCGGGCGGGCAGGGCGGCGGGAGGGCCACCGCCCACCCCCGCTAGCGTGGAATGCCCGAGGCGTAACCGACCCAGGTCGGCACAGCAGGCTTCGGCCGTTCCACAAATGCACACTGTACGCGTGCTTTTAAACAGGCTTCACGACAAGTTGTATGAGAGAGAAGAAAGTCTTTTGCTCTGTACCTGCCGAGTGAACGCCGTCGCCATGACAGGAGCTTTCTGCAGCGAGGCTCGTCGCACCACACGCGAACCGTCTAGAAACGTTAAACTGAATGTCGATCCTCACAATAGCCTGAAGTAGCATCCAAAGACATCTTTCTTATGCTGCAAACGAAATGTATTGCAGAATGCAGAAAGTCAGTTATGCTAATATTTCTTCGACACAGGCGCCACAGAAAGACGCGAGCACAGGATGATACTACCAGCACAAGCGCCGACTCAAAACTCAGATTCATTCGAAATGGACAGAACACTATATACCCAAACGTGGTTAAACAAACAAGTGAAAAGTAGCCATTCAAATCCAAGATTTCTTTTTGGCGCAAAACTGACACatgattattttttattatgtATGTGCCGTGCCTATATAATTTCCCGTATTGTCTGATTACGATGCCTGGTGACATGACCCTGGCTGAACTCAGGTGTGCAGTCGCACTCCGGGCAATTCTGTGGCGTCATGTCGAAGAAATGGacccgtaccaactcgcccaaccgaCAGTTATAGTAATATTTGACTTACATGCAGCGGGCATACATACATTAGAATACATGTCAACAAGGTTTCTATAGAAGGCAGATAACGGACGAGCACGCTTCACGAGGAGATACACTTCAAATAAAGCACAGGGGCTGGCGTCGACCACTGTCCCCTAAATTATGAGACAACAGCTCAATACATCGTTAATCATTGATGAGGCACGAGTGATATTTTTTCTAGTCTCGTTGTTCTCTTGTTTTACTATTTACTACTTTTAATTACTACATCCCTTGTCATAGTGCAGTGTTCctaggttgttgttttttttttgtgtactttCCTTTCAGTGCGGATGTGATCTCATAAAAAAGTAGCATTTCGAATCGCGCCCAGGCCTACATTGGCCATCTCCTCCATCTGAGTCTTCCTtcatcctttcctttctttcttctccatTCCCTTCATTGCCGCATGTTGTCCTCGTCACCAATTGTCAACCCTTCCTTCCTGCGCTTATTGCTTCTCCACAGATATAGTTAGCATGC includes:
- the LOC126544858 gene encoding uncharacterized protein, with product MDLRFPAVGASSPLGAPPAGLLRSLERRPGPSALHGGPPPGPAEPAAPDESEDRRSSPQIAASGFCFLAALCCSAGGFWASAAATRLLGVVFLVVGAAAVLAAILFVPAGRDGKLPVHRRALPLLLALVLWAVAAWIIFLVAQSSVHGKGVLAAVAAFLLLFSLVLLRVVCRRCRHGRRPLKDAEDAVQLEDFHHVNTQVRDTLRFGQLRADPAFGPAAAESRPPVVPTAPPETPPQASASFSTFVREPPSAPAEPPPYDGFPPDGSRCRTPPPPYSTLV